Proteins from a genomic interval of Candidatus Methanoperedens sp.:
- a CDS encoding nucleotidyltransferase domain-containing protein, with the protein MRDASAPPKNPINKEIILQQFIESVKKKYSDKTKEILLFGSFARREATEESDIDVLVITSGNRFEMQKNLSEITVEILLQTGVYISAKAVSVEEYSFMKKINTGFYQNIAREGVAIG; encoded by the coding sequence ATGAGAGATGCTAGTGCTCCTCCAAAAAATCCCATTAACAAAGAAATAATCTTACAACAATTCATAGAATCAGTAAAGAAAAAATACAGCGACAAAACCAAGGAAATCCTTCTCTTTGGTAGCTTTGCAAGAAGAGAAGCCACAGAGGAAAGCGATATAGATGTGCTTGTTATTACAAGCGGGAACAGGTTTGAAATGCAGAAAAACCTTTCAGAAATAACTGTTGAAATTTTGCTTCAGACTGGAGTGTATATATCGGCAAAAGCAGTATCAGTTGAAGAGTATTCTTTCATGAAAAAAATAAACACCGGATTTTACCAGAACATTGCAAGAGAGGGTGTGGCGATTGGATGA
- the cas1 gene encoding CRISPR-associated endonuclease Cas1, translating to MDRLVIDGWGKFIGTDHEQIIVKEKKDGVNTVIHRCIPQDLRQVVISGRGSISTDAIELLAEHGVDVVLIDWRGQVTAYISPPQMRTVNTRREQYRAFDTPAGTVLAKEFINAKLHNMSATLGTLSKSRKDTFPDSAEALKIARDAANVWIDKLEKLNIKGKSCSDMRETIMGYEGNASASYWKSILAIIPDEFGFKDRSGRYAADPVNAMLNYGYGVLEGECWRAIHYSGLDPYGGFLHVDRPGKASLVYDIMEEFRQQIVDKSVIKIFSLGQVKPDDFTIENGICKMADGARKLLLNELLTKLESQVRYEDKNLKWTDLILNQARDVAQFLRGDSKTYKGFWLRW from the coding sequence ATGGATCGCCTCGTAATCGACGGCTGGGGAAAGTTCATCGGCACAGACCATGAACAGATAATCGTAAAAGAAAAAAAGGATGGTGTAAATACCGTCATACATAGATGCATCCCCCAGGACCTGCGCCAGGTAGTGATCTCAGGCAGGGGCAGCATAAGCACCGATGCCATCGAGCTTCTGGCTGAACACGGCGTGGATGTGGTTCTGATAGACTGGCGCGGCCAGGTCACAGCCTATATTTCCCCGCCTCAGATGAGAACTGTGAACACCCGGCGCGAGCAGTACCGTGCTTTCGATACTCCTGCTGGCACAGTGCTTGCAAAGGAGTTCATTAATGCAAAGCTGCACAACATGTCCGCTACTCTTGGTACACTTTCAAAATCCAGAAAAGATACATTCCCGGATTCAGCAGAAGCGCTAAAAATAGCCAGGGATGCGGCCAATGTCTGGATAGACAAACTTGAAAAGCTGAATATCAAAGGCAAGTCATGCAGTGACATGAGAGAGACCATCATGGGTTATGAGGGAAATGCATCTGCTTCCTACTGGAAATCTATCTTAGCGATAATTCCAGATGAGTTTGGCTTTAAAGACAGGAGCGGAAGATACGCTGCCGATCCTGTCAATGCCATGCTGAACTACGGCTATGGAGTGCTTGAAGGCGAATGCTGGCGTGCAATCCATTACTCAGGTCTTGATCCCTATGGCGGTTTCCTGCATGTAGATCGACCAGGTAAAGCCAGCCTTGTCTATGATATCATGGAAGAGTTCAGGCAGCAGATAGTAGATAAGTCGGTTATAAAGATTTTTTCACTTGGACAGGTAAAACCTGATGATTTCACCATCGAAAATGGGATATGCAAAATGGCTGATGGCGCACGCAAGCTGCTATTGAATGAACTTTTGACCAAGCTTGAAAGCCAGGTGAGATATGAGGATAAGAACCTTAAATGGACTGATCTTATCCTTAACCAGGCCCGGGATGTTGCTCAATTCCTGAGAGGAGATTCTAAAACATATAAGGGGTTCTGGCTACGATGGTAG
- a CDS encoding HEPN domain-containing protein produces MDEAGLLIKEAESKFISATFLFEKRMYSDAISRAYYSMHYSARALLSTRNIFPKTHKGVIAQLGLEFVKEGIIEDYYLKAISTAREIRERADYGIGYEFTHEEAESVIEYSERFLGIVKKAIKEISSTKKD; encoded by the coding sequence TTGGATGAAGCCGGGCTTCTCATAAAAGAAGCGGAATCAAAATTCATTTCTGCAACATTCCTATTTGAAAAAAGAATGTATAGCGATGCCATTAGCAGGGCATACTACAGCATGCACTACTCAGCGCGGGCACTGCTGAGTACCAGGAATATTTTCCCAAAAACCCACAAAGGGGTCATTGCACAGCTTGGTCTGGAATTTGTAAAAGAGGGTATTATTGAGGATTATTACCTGAAAGCGATAAGCACTGCAAGAGAGATACGCGAAAGGGCTGACTATGGGATAGGATATGAATTCACACACGAAGAAGCCGAGAGTGTAATTGAGTATTCGGAACGGTTTCTTGGGATTGTAAAGAAAGCCATAAAAGAAATTTCAAGTACGAAAAAGGATTAA
- the cas4 gene encoding CRISPR-associated protein Cas4, producing the protein MVEEMLAVSDITQYFYCPRKVYFMKTLGIKIRAKPKMDMGKEEHEKEHRRVKERNTVYGFPEEKIAQVIHDLAVEDIKTGLYGMVDTTIIMKSKEVVPVDVKYTDAESVRINWKKQLIAYAILLDSRFETTVRRGFVYLPAKHRQILVDIPDEAKAVLKQDIIKIKALIDSEKMPPISKGNQCGYCEMKKFCT; encoded by the coding sequence ATGGTAGAGGAGATGCTTGCAGTAAGCGATATTACTCAATATTTTTATTGTCCTCGCAAGGTGTATTTTATGAAAACGCTTGGCATCAAGATCAGAGCTAAACCAAAGATGGATATGGGCAAAGAAGAACATGAAAAGGAGCACCGCCGCGTCAAAGAGAGAAACACAGTATATGGCTTTCCAGAAGAGAAGATAGCTCAGGTTATCCATGACCTTGCTGTGGAGGATATTAAAACAGGTCTTTATGGTATGGTGGATACGACGATCATAATGAAAAGCAAAGAAGTGGTTCCAGTAGATGTTAAATATACAGATGCAGAGAGCGTTAGAATAAATTGGAAAAAACAGTTAATAGCTTATGCTATCCTCCTGGACTCCAGATTTGAGACAACAGTAAGAAGAGGATTTGTTTATTTACCGGCAAAACACCGGCAAATACTGGTTGATATTCCCGATGAAGCCAAGGCCGTATTAAAACAGGATATAATAAAGATAAAAGCTCTGATCGATAGTGAAAAGATGCCACCTATTTCGAAGGGAAATCAGTGTGGTTACTGTGAGATGAAGAAATTCTGTACCTGA
- a CDS encoding TIGR02710 family CRISPR-associated protein, translating into MKILILTVGGSCAPIITSINQNSPDDVHFICSDDLDIVKGSYNTVTGDGKVCGKDPKNPDEVNILKQVGLIKNKEWEKEHIHKIKNFDDLNDCYIESLRLLKNIKDKNPGAEILTDYTGGTKSMSVGLGAAAMDISGITVCLVKGTRTDLIKVQNGTQRIRLTQMNMVFLKRQVEIAENRMDRYDYDGAISVLEETAKTPNLPAEIDTQIDKYLNISNAYLAWDRFDHIEAWRLLHNYRRLYVKNVMFLEAVIWSHKKFDEDFNKNAIEDLSHSQKGCGYELVEDIVLNAQRRAKQGRYDDATGRLYRALELLIQLRLWLEYSILTANIDVEKLPDVYKNEYEAKRDKKDNKIKIGLKESYELLVKKNREDPLAKIYTEKEKYLWNSLNVRNNSLYAHGLTPILKEQYEEFHKIFVDDILEKFLLNFGSKHIQRCQFNINNSNNPQ; encoded by the coding sequence ATGAAAATCCTGATACTTACCGTAGGTGGTTCATGCGCACCAATAATTACATCAATCAATCAGAATTCTCCAGATGACGTCCATTTTATCTGTTCTGATGATTTAGATATAGTCAAAGGAAGCTATAATACAGTGACTGGTGATGGAAAAGTATGTGGAAAAGACCCAAAAAATCCAGATGAAGTAAATATTCTTAAACAAGTCGGACTAATTAAGAATAAAGAATGGGAGAAGGAGCACATACATAAAATAAAGAATTTTGATGATCTTAATGATTGCTATATTGAAAGTCTGAGATTACTCAAAAATATTAAAGATAAGAATCCCGGTGCAGAAATCCTTACTGACTATACAGGCGGAACAAAATCCATGAGCGTTGGACTTGGGGCGGCTGCTATGGATATAAGTGGAATAACTGTCTGTCTTGTTAAAGGAACACGAACTGATTTGATAAAAGTTCAAAATGGAACTCAGAGGATACGGCTCACTCAAATGAACATGGTTTTTCTGAAAAGACAGGTTGAAATTGCAGAAAACCGAATGGACAGATATGATTATGATGGCGCCATAAGTGTTCTTGAAGAAACTGCAAAGACTCCAAATTTACCAGCAGAAATCGACACACAAATCGACAAATATCTTAATATTTCGAACGCATATCTGGCATGGGATCGTTTCGACCATATTGAAGCATGGAGATTGCTGCATAATTATCGCAGGTTGTATGTAAAAAATGTGATGTTTTTGGAGGCTGTTATATGGAGCCATAAAAAGTTTGATGAAGATTTCAATAAAAATGCAATAGAAGATCTGAGTCATTCGCAAAAGGGATGTGGTTATGAGCTTGTTGAAGATATTGTTTTAAATGCCCAAAGGAGAGCAAAACAGGGTAGATATGATGATGCCACTGGAAGGCTTTACAGGGCGTTAGAGCTGTTGATTCAATTGAGATTATGGTTAGAGTATTCAATCCTTACTGCCAATATTGATGTGGAAAAACTTCCTGATGTTTATAAAAATGAATATGAAGCAAAAAGAGACAAAAAAGATAACAAAATCAAAATCGGTCTAAAAGAAAGCTATGAATTACTTGTAAAAAAGAACCGTGAAGATCCTCTGGCTAAAATATATACTGAAAAAGAAAAATATCTGTGGAACTCACTAAATGTTAGAAATAATTCACTGTACGCACACGGTCTGACCCCGATTTTGAAAGAGCAATATGAAGAATTCCATAAGATATTTGTTGATGACATTCTGGAAAAATTTCTATTGAATTTTGGAAGTAAACATATTCAAAGATGTCAATTTAATATCAATAATTCAAACAATCCACAATGA